Proteins from a single region of Streptomyces sp. TN58:
- the pepN gene encoding aminopeptidase N, which produces MPGTNLTREEAQQRAKLLTVDSYEIELDLTGAQEGGTYPSVTTVRFQSAEAGAETFIDLVAPAVHEVVLNGKSLDVAAVFRDSRIALAHLAAGANELRVVADCAYTNTGEGLHRFVDPVDQQAYLYTQFEVPDARRVFASFEQPDLKATFQFTVTAPEGWTVISNSPTPAPADVKDNVWRFEPTPRISSYITALIVGPYHSVHSSYEGPNGQSVPLGIYCRPSLAEFLDADAIFDVTRQGFDWFQEKFAYDYPFAKYDQLFVPEFNAGAMENAGAVTIRDQYVFRSKVTDAAYEVRAETILHELAHMWFGDLVTMEWWNDLWLNESFATYTSIACQAYAEGSKWPHAWTTFANSMKTWAYRQDQLPSTHPIMADIRDLDDVMVNFDGITYAKGASVLKQLVAYVGMDAFFKGVQAYFKAHAFGNTRLSDLLGALEETSGRDLAAWSKAWLETAGINVLRPEITTDADGVITAFGIRQEAPPLPAGAKGESTLRPHRVAVGLYELRDGALVRTDRIELDIDGALTTVPELVGRARPAVVLLNDDDLSYAKVRLDEESLAVVTSHIGDFTESLPRALCWASAWDMTRDGELPTRDYLSLVLSGIGKESDIGVVQSLHRQVKLAIDLYADPAWREEGLAAWTEATLEHLRAAEPAGDHQLAWARAFAATARTEEQLAYLSALLDGSAVVEGLAVDTELRWAFLERLAATGVADEAAIAAELERDATAAGERHAATARAARPTAEAKAAAWASVVESDDLPNAVQEAVIGGFVQTDQRELLAPYTAKYFAAVKEVWETRSHEIAQQIAVGLYPALQVSRETLEATDAWLASAEPSAALRRLVSESRAGVERALKAQAADAASAAAQA; this is translated from the coding sequence GTGCCAGGCACGAACCTCACCCGTGAAGAGGCTCAGCAGCGTGCGAAGCTGCTCACCGTCGACTCGTACGAGATCGAACTCGATCTCACCGGTGCGCAGGAGGGCGGGACCTACCCGTCCGTGACCACCGTGCGCTTCCAGTCGGCCGAGGCCGGGGCGGAGACCTTCATCGACCTGGTCGCCCCCGCGGTGCACGAGGTCGTCCTCAACGGCAAGTCGCTCGACGTCGCGGCAGTCTTCCGCGACTCGCGGATCGCCCTGGCGCACCTCGCGGCCGGAGCCAACGAGCTGCGCGTCGTCGCGGACTGCGCGTACACCAACACCGGTGAGGGCCTTCACCGCTTCGTCGACCCGGTCGACCAGCAGGCCTACCTCTACACCCAGTTCGAGGTGCCTGACGCGCGGCGGGTCTTCGCCAGCTTCGAGCAGCCCGACCTGAAGGCGACGTTCCAGTTCACCGTGACGGCCCCCGAGGGCTGGACGGTCATCTCGAACTCCCCGACGCCGGCGCCCGCGGACGTCAAGGACAACGTCTGGCGCTTCGAGCCGACCCCGCGCATCTCCTCGTACATCACGGCGCTCATCGTCGGCCCGTACCACTCGGTGCACAGCTCCTACGAGGGCCCGAACGGGCAGAGCGTGCCGCTCGGCATCTACTGCCGGCCCTCGCTCGCCGAGTTCCTCGACGCGGACGCGATCTTCGACGTGACCCGGCAGGGCTTCGACTGGTTCCAGGAGAAGTTCGCCTACGACTACCCCTTCGCCAAGTACGACCAGCTGTTCGTGCCGGAGTTCAACGCGGGCGCGATGGAGAACGCGGGCGCGGTCACCATCCGCGACCAGTACGTCTTCCGCTCGAAGGTGACGGACGCGGCGTACGAGGTGCGCGCGGAGACCATCCTCCACGAGCTCGCCCACATGTGGTTCGGCGACCTCGTCACCATGGAGTGGTGGAACGACCTGTGGCTGAACGAGTCGTTCGCCACGTACACGTCCATCGCGTGCCAGGCGTACGCGGAGGGCTCGAAGTGGCCGCACGCGTGGACCACCTTCGCCAACTCCATGAAGACGTGGGCGTACCGGCAGGACCAGCTGCCGTCCACGCACCCGATCATGGCCGACATCCGCGACCTCGACGACGTCATGGTCAACTTCGACGGCATCACCTACGCCAAGGGCGCCTCGGTCCTCAAGCAGCTCGTCGCCTACGTCGGCATGGACGCCTTCTTCAAGGGCGTGCAGGCGTACTTCAAGGCGCACGCCTTCGGCAACACGCGTCTGTCGGACCTGCTGGGCGCCCTGGAGGAGACCTCGGGCCGTGACCTGGCCGCCTGGTCGAAGGCGTGGCTGGAGACGGCCGGCATCAACGTCCTGCGCCCGGAGATCACCACCGATGCCGACGGCGTGATCACCGCCTTCGGCATCCGCCAGGAGGCGCCGCCGCTGCCCGCCGGGGCCAAGGGCGAGTCCACCCTGCGCCCGCACCGCGTCGCGGTGGGCCTGTACGAGCTGCGGGACGGCGCGCTCGTGCGTACCGACCGGATCGAGCTGGACATCGACGGCGCGTTGACGACGGTGCCGGAGCTCGTGGGCCGCGCCCGCCCGGCGGTCGTCCTGCTGAACGACGACGACCTGTCGTACGCGAAGGTCCGCCTGGACGAGGAGTCCCTCGCCGTGGTCACCTCGCACATCGGCGACTTCACGGAGTCCCTGCCGCGCGCCCTGTGCTGGGCCTCGGCCTGGGACATGACCCGTGACGGGGAGCTCCCGACCCGCGACTACCTCTCGCTGGTGCTGTCGGGCATCGGCAAGGAGTCCGACATCGGCGTCGTGCAGTCCCTGCACCGGCAGGTGAAGCTGGCGATCGACCTGTACGCGGACCCGGCGTGGCGCGAAGAGGGCCTGGCGGCCTGGACGGAGGCCACCCTGGAGCACCTGCGTGCGGCGGAGCCGGCCGGCGACCACCAGCTGGCGTGGGCGCGGGCCTTCGCGGCGACCGCCCGTACGGAGGAGCAGCTGGCGTACCTGTCGGCGCTGCTGGACGGCTCGGCCGTCGTCGAGGGGCTGGCCGTCGACACCGAGCTGCGGTGGGCGTTCCTGGAGCGGCTCGCCGCGACGGGCGTCGCCGACGAGGCGGCGATCGCGGCGGAGCTGGAGCGGGACGCGACGGCGGCCGGCGAGCGCCACGCGGCGACGGCGCGGGCGGCCCGCCCGACGGCCGAGGCCAAGGCCGCGGCGTGGGCGTCGGTGGTGGAGTCCGACGACCTGCCGAACGCGGTGCAGGAGGCGGTGATCGGCGGCTTCGTCCAGACCGACCAGCGCGAGCTGCTGGCCCCGTACACCGCGAAGTACTTCGCGGCGGTCAAGGAGGTCTGGGAGACGCGCAGCCACGAGATCGCCCAGCAGATCGCGGTGGGCCTGTACCCGGCCCTCCAGGTCTCGCGGGAGACCCTTGAGGCGACGGACGCCTGGCTGGCCTCGGCGGAGCCGAGCGCCGCGCTGCGGCGGCTGGTGTCGGAGTCCCGGGCGGGCGTGGAGCGCGCGCTGAAGGCCCAGGCCGCCGACGCCGCCTCCGCTGCCGCTCAGGCCTGA
- a CDS encoding DMT family transporter → MAVTDRARTVSHAEPGSSTGSTGGTGRKGAAGFGVLLALLATVVWSGSFVATRGMAETVPPVQAVFWRWIIALLAVAPFAARQAWQQRALIRRHFGFVALASLFGVALYNTLVHQAGLTTSASNMGMIMAASPVIMALYARLGGERLGARRTLGMLLAAFGVLLLVGDGSIGFDLGAGDLWMFAAALSFATYSALLKRKPAELGGLAFLITTFVLGALMLAPAYAVSLHVQGGFETTAGTVGPLLYVGVFSSAVAFFAWNKAVSVIGAARAGIVYYLQPVCAAGLGLLLLGEPTGPAQLLCMALILGGVGLGSARR, encoded by the coding sequence GTGGCCGTCACGGACCGCGCCCGCACCGTTTCGCACGCCGAGCCCGGCAGCAGCACCGGCAGCACCGGCGGCACCGGCAGGAAGGGTGCCGCCGGGTTCGGCGTACTCCTGGCCCTGCTCGCGACGGTCGTCTGGTCCGGCAGCTTCGTCGCCACCCGCGGCATGGCCGAAACCGTGCCACCCGTACAGGCGGTCTTCTGGCGCTGGATCATCGCCCTGCTCGCCGTCGCCCCCTTCGCCGCACGCCAGGCCTGGCAGCAGCGGGCCCTGATCCGGCGCCACTTCGGCTTCGTCGCCCTCGCCTCGCTGTTCGGCGTAGCCCTCTACAACACCCTCGTCCACCAGGCCGGACTGACCACCTCCGCCTCCAACATGGGCATGATCATGGCCGCCTCGCCCGTGATCATGGCGCTCTACGCCCGCCTCGGCGGCGAACGCCTCGGCGCCCGCCGCACCCTCGGCATGCTGCTGGCCGCCTTCGGAGTGCTGCTCCTCGTCGGGGACGGCTCGATCGGCTTCGACCTCGGCGCCGGAGACCTGTGGATGTTCGCCGCCGCCCTCTCCTTCGCCACGTACAGCGCCCTGCTCAAGCGCAAGCCCGCCGAACTCGGCGGACTCGCCTTCCTGATCACCACCTTCGTCCTCGGCGCGCTGATGCTGGCCCCCGCCTACGCCGTCTCCCTCCACGTCCAGGGCGGCTTCGAGACGACCGCCGGCACCGTCGGACCGCTGCTCTACGTCGGGGTGTTCTCCTCGGCCGTCGCCTTCTTCGCCTGGAACAAGGCCGTGTCGGTCATCGGGGCGGCCCGGGCGGGAATCGTCTACTACCTCCAGCCGGTGTGCGCCGCGGGCCTCGGCCTCCTGCTCCTGGGCGAGCCGACCGGGCCGGCCCAACTGCTGTGCATGGCGCTGATCCTCGGCGGGGTCGGGCTGGGAAGTGCCCGCCGGTAG
- a CDS encoding MarR family winged helix-turn-helix transcriptional regulator encodes MSEDKDAVDAITAQWFAVRPELNTAPMAVFGRIYRIAKAMGDAMEDCYQRFGISRGEFDVVATLRRSGAPYTLSPRQLSATLMLTTGGMTGRLDKLEKAGLLCRKPDPHDRRGLQVTITDRGLALVDEAVSAGLDVQRAALTGFTDEEVGQLAGLLRKLLAGV; translated from the coding sequence ATGAGTGAGGACAAGGACGCGGTCGACGCGATCACCGCCCAGTGGTTCGCCGTGCGCCCCGAGCTGAACACGGCACCCATGGCCGTCTTCGGGCGCATCTACCGGATCGCCAAGGCGATGGGCGACGCGATGGAGGACTGCTACCAGCGCTTCGGCATCTCGCGCGGGGAGTTCGACGTCGTCGCCACGCTGCGCCGCTCGGGCGCCCCGTACACGCTCTCGCCCCGCCAGCTCTCGGCCACGCTCATGCTCACCACGGGCGGCATGACCGGGCGGCTGGACAAGCTGGAGAAGGCCGGGCTGCTCTGCCGCAAGCCCGATCCGCACGACCGGCGGGGGCTCCAGGTCACGATCACCGACCGCGGCCTCGCGCTCGTCGACGAGGCGGTCAGCGCCGGCCTCGATGTGCAGCGCGCCGCGCTCACCGGTTTCACCGACGAGGAGGTCGGGCAGCTCGCCGGCCTGCTCCGCAAACTGCTGGCCGGCGTCTGA
- a CDS encoding 4-alpha-glucanotransferase, translated as MDDLARLAALHGIATSYRPAPDVTVEVPGATVRTVLGTLGVATDDAESIRVSAEEAAAASDRRLLPPTVVLWQGEPVPPLPAGLPPGSRVAVLAEESGEELPWGPGLPLGIHRITAQAPDGRTAEATLVVAPERAPAAPGRAHGLLVQLYSLLSEHSWGMGDLGDLAELAGWAARIHGADFIQVNPLHAALPGTPTDPSPYRPSSRRFPDPVHLRIEDVPEYADCPERDALAELAARGAALRHEVLEKGALIDRDAVWDLKRQALELLYPVPRTAERDADYRAFCEAGGAMLDLHADRQASYAGGGPGAVADFHRWTAWLTDGQLVAAQRAAREAGMGVGIVHDLAVGVHPGGSDASEPGLYARHMSVGAPPDAFNARGQDWGLPPWRPDALAGLRYEPLRSLLRGVFRYAGALRIDHVMGLFRLWWIPEGTPPAEGTYVGYDGEAMLAVLVLEAHRAGAPVIGEDLGTVEPHVRRALARRGVLGTSVLWFERDWAGDGGPLAPHAWRADCLATVTTHDLPPTAAKLAGAHVELRDRLGLLTRPAEGERAEDAADTAEWLELLDGLGLDTKGEEAAVQALYGFLLRTPARLVGVWLPDAVGDRRPQNLPGTWDQYPNWRLPVADASGRPLTLEELMAAPRANALLSAVREGALPRTAPPGARRV; from the coding sequence ATGGACGACCTGGCCCGGCTCGCCGCACTCCACGGCATCGCCACCTCCTACCGGCCCGCCCCCGACGTCACCGTCGAGGTCCCCGGGGCCACCGTCAGAACGGTCCTCGGCACGCTGGGCGTCGCCACCGACGACGCCGAGAGCATCCGGGTGTCCGCCGAGGAGGCCGCCGCGGCGTCCGACCGCCGGCTGCTGCCGCCCACGGTGGTGCTCTGGCAGGGGGAGCCCGTCCCGCCCCTCCCCGCCGGCCTGCCGCCGGGCAGCCGGGTCGCGGTGCTGGCCGAGGAATCGGGCGAAGAACTGCCCTGGGGTCCCGGACTCCCCCTCGGGATCCACCGGATCACCGCGCAGGCCCCCGACGGGCGCACCGCCGAGGCCACCCTGGTCGTGGCGCCCGAACGTGCCCCGGCCGCACCCGGACGCGCCCACGGGCTGCTCGTCCAGCTCTACTCCCTGCTCTCCGAGCACTCCTGGGGCATGGGCGACCTCGGAGACCTCGCCGAACTCGCCGGCTGGGCCGCCCGCATCCACGGCGCGGACTTCATCCAGGTCAACCCGCTGCACGCGGCCCTGCCCGGCACGCCGACCGACCCCTCCCCGTACCGGCCGTCCTCGCGCCGCTTCCCCGACCCCGTCCACCTGCGGATCGAGGACGTGCCGGAGTACGCCGACTGCCCCGAGCGGGACGCCCTCGCCGAACTGGCCGCCCGCGGGGCGGCGCTGCGCCACGAGGTGCTGGAGAAGGGCGCGCTGATCGACCGGGACGCCGTCTGGGACCTCAAGCGGCAGGCGCTGGAACTGCTGTACCCCGTCCCGCGGACCGCCGAACGGGACGCGGACTACCGCGCGTTCTGCGAGGCCGGGGGCGCCATGCTGGACCTCCACGCCGACCGGCAGGCCTCGTACGCCGGGGGCGGCCCGGGGGCGGTGGCCGACTTCCACCGCTGGACGGCCTGGCTGACGGACGGCCAGCTCGTCGCGGCCCAGCGGGCCGCCCGCGAGGCCGGCATGGGCGTCGGCATCGTCCACGACCTGGCCGTCGGGGTGCACCCGGGCGGCTCGGACGCCTCCGAGCCGGGCCTCTACGCCCGCCACATGAGCGTCGGCGCCCCGCCGGACGCCTTCAACGCGCGCGGCCAGGACTGGGGCCTGCCGCCGTGGCGCCCCGACGCGCTCGCCGGCCTGCGCTACGAGCCCCTGCGGTCCCTGCTGCGCGGGGTGTTCCGCTACGCCGGAGCCCTGCGCATCGACCACGTGATGGGCCTCTTCCGGCTCTGGTGGATCCCGGAGGGGACCCCGCCCGCCGAGGGCACCTACGTCGGCTACGACGGCGAGGCCATGCTGGCGGTCCTGGTGCTGGAGGCGCACCGGGCCGGGGCCCCGGTCATCGGCGAGGACCTGGGGACGGTGGAGCCGCACGTACGGCGGGCGCTGGCCCGGCGCGGGGTGCTCGGCACGTCGGTGCTGTGGTTCGAGCGGGACTGGGCGGGCGACGGCGGCCCGCTCGCCCCCCATGCCTGGCGGGCGGACTGCCTGGCCACCGTCACCACCCACGACCTGCCCCCCACGGCCGCCAAGCTCGCCGGCGCGCACGTGGAACTGCGCGACCGCCTGGGCCTGCTGACCCGCCCGGCCGAGGGGGAACGGGCCGAGGACGCCGCCGACACCGCCGAGTGGCTGGAGCTGCTGGACGGCCTCGGCCTCGACACCAAGGGCGAGGAGGCCGCCGTACAGGCCCTGTACGGCTTCCTGCTGCGCACCCCCGCGCGCCTGGTCGGCGTATGGCTGCCGGACGCGGTGGGCGACCGGCGGCCGCAGAACCTGCCGGGCACCTGGGACCAGTACCCCAACTGGCGCCTGCCGGTCGCCGATGCCTCGGGCCGGCCCCTGACACTGGAGGAGCTGATGGCCGCGCCCCGGGCGAACGCGCTGCTCAGCGCGGTCCGGGAGGGGGCGCTTCCCCGTACGGCACCCCCGGGCGCGCGCCGCGTTTAG
- a CDS encoding MFS transporter, with protein sequence MAVFRGRTSEAGEAKVAGERSLLLGIGISAIGIGMYVPFSLVFFHHVTGLSFTLVGLVMTITGVAGLAFMPLAGSAVDRFGAKRVNLVLYGIRALGFALYPFASSLPAFAAVALVTALADRSFSVVQQSLIGEVARGAARDRLQASTRALQNAGMGAGALAVSGVLALWGTGGFTYTAWANSLAFALAGLLVGRVRPVPAEPAGPSAGRPAAGYRMVLRDRPFLGLTAANFLTALGYSALSVLFPLYLSTWLAAPDSLTGAAFTLNTALCAGIGVLVAGRVRRSGARRTRSAALGALLFAAAFAGQIVLGTLRPGQSATLVALLVIVVVYTLGELVHSPSGGALSVSAAPEPVRGRYLATYQLSYSLATALAPSLFTALLAVDGRLPWAVLTAAALGAALALLRLERHLPAEAVHAEPPTPAPTDAAASAPAADRRPATAAA encoded by the coding sequence ATGGCAGTGTTCAGGGGCAGGACATCCGAAGCCGGAGAGGCGAAGGTCGCGGGGGAGCGGTCGCTGCTCCTCGGCATCGGAATCAGCGCGATCGGGATCGGCATGTACGTCCCCTTCTCGCTCGTCTTCTTCCACCACGTCACCGGCCTCTCCTTCACCCTCGTCGGCCTGGTCATGACGATCACCGGGGTGGCCGGACTGGCCTTCATGCCCCTGGCCGGCTCCGCCGTCGACCGGTTCGGCGCCAAACGGGTCAACCTGGTGCTCTACGGGATCCGGGCGCTCGGCTTCGCCCTCTACCCCTTCGCGAGCTCCCTGCCGGCGTTCGCGGCCGTCGCCCTCGTCACCGCCCTCGCCGACCGCTCCTTCTCCGTCGTGCAGCAGTCCCTGATCGGGGAGGTGGCGCGCGGCGCCGCCCGCGACCGGCTCCAGGCGTCCACCCGGGCCCTGCAGAACGCCGGGATGGGGGCGGGCGCGCTCGCCGTCTCCGGCGTGCTCGCACTGTGGGGCACCGGCGGCTTCACCTACACCGCCTGGGCCAACTCCCTCGCCTTCGCGCTCGCCGGACTGCTCGTCGGCCGGGTCCGGCCGGTCCCGGCCGAGCCGGCCGGCCCCTCCGCCGGACGGCCGGCCGCCGGCTACCGGATGGTCCTGCGCGACCGCCCCTTCCTCGGGCTGACCGCCGCCAACTTCCTCACCGCGCTCGGCTACTCCGCCCTCTCCGTCCTCTTCCCCCTCTACCTCTCCACCTGGCTGGCGGCCCCCGACTCCCTCACCGGAGCGGCCTTCACCCTCAACACCGCCCTGTGCGCCGGGATCGGCGTACTCGTCGCCGGCCGGGTGCGCCGCTCCGGAGCCCGCCGCACCCGCTCGGCCGCCCTCGGCGCACTGCTCTTCGCCGCCGCCTTCGCCGGCCAGATCGTCCTCGGCACACTGCGCCCCGGCCAGAGCGCCACCCTGGTCGCCCTGCTCGTCATCGTCGTCGTCTACACCCTCGGCGAGCTGGTGCACAGCCCCTCCGGCGGCGCCCTCTCCGTCTCCGCCGCCCCCGAGCCGGTCCGCGGCCGCTACCTGGCCACCTACCAGCTGTCCTACTCGCTGGCCACCGCTCTCGCCCCCTCCCTCTTCACCGCCCTGCTCGCCGTGGACGGCCGCCTGCCCTGGGCCGTCCTCACCGCCGCCGCCCTCGGCGCCGCCCTGGCGCTGCTGAGGCTGGAGCGGCACCTGCCGGCCGAGGCCGTGCACGCCGAGCCCCCGACTCCGGCCCCGACCGACGCGGCCGCGTCGGCGCCCGCCGCCGACCGACGGCCGGCCACCGCCGCCGCCTGA
- a CDS encoding LysR family transcriptional regulator: MTEWDIKKLRILRTLAERGTVTRTAEALHMTPSAVSQQLTNLARQLGVVLLEAQGRRVRLTDAAHLVLRHTEAVFAQLERADAELAGYLAGDAGEVRVGAFSTAVPALVVPAVARLRTTHPGVEVRVRETEAAESYELLSAGGVDLALSLAAHAPTARDRRFTRVTLMEDPLDVALPPGHPLRDAEDLRLADLSADPWIYGGSGPWSQIARGACEAAGFVPEQAHSASGWTAILAMVEAGMGVALVPRMVSSRASGVAVRVLSRDRPTRHVIAAVRRGAESAPAVAHVLTALRTVAARP; encoded by the coding sequence ATGACCGAGTGGGACATCAAGAAGCTGCGGATCCTGCGGACCCTCGCCGAACGGGGGACCGTGACCCGCACGGCCGAGGCGCTGCACATGACGCCCTCGGCCGTCTCGCAGCAGCTGACGAACCTCGCCCGGCAACTGGGGGTGGTGCTGCTGGAGGCCCAGGGCCGCCGGGTCCGCCTCACCGACGCGGCGCACCTCGTACTGCGGCACACGGAGGCGGTGTTCGCACAGCTGGAGCGGGCCGACGCGGAACTGGCGGGATACCTGGCCGGGGACGCGGGGGAGGTACGCGTCGGCGCGTTCTCCACCGCCGTGCCCGCGCTGGTGGTCCCGGCCGTGGCTCGGCTGCGGACGACCCACCCGGGGGTTGAGGTCCGGGTCCGGGAGACCGAGGCCGCGGAATCGTACGAACTGCTGTCGGCCGGCGGCGTCGACCTGGCACTGTCCCTGGCCGCGCACGCCCCGACCGCGCGGGACCGGCGCTTCACCCGCGTCACGCTGATGGAGGACCCGCTGGACGTGGCGCTCCCGCCGGGGCACCCCCTGCGCGACGCGGAGGACCTGCGGCTGGCGGACCTGTCCGCGGACCCGTGGATCTACGGCGGCAGCGGCCCGTGGTCACAGATCGCCCGCGGCGCGTGCGAGGCGGCGGGCTTCGTCCCCGAACAGGCCCACTCGGCGTCGGGCTGGACGGCCATCCTGGCCATGGTCGAGGCGGGGATGGGCGTCGCCCTGGTCCCGCGGATGGTGTCGAGCCGGGCGTCGGGCGTGGCCGTGCGGGTGCTCTCGCGGGACCGGCCGACGCGCCACGTGATCGCGGCGGTCCGCCGCGGAGCCGAATCCGCTCCCGCGGTGGCGCACGTACTCACGGCCCTGCGGACCGTCGCCGCCAGGCCCTGA
- a CDS encoding EamA family transporter has translation MKRLATVALTALAPVSWGSTYAVASELLPPDRPLFTGVMRALPAGLLLTALARTLPKGEWWWKSAVLGTLNIGAFFPLLFLSAYRLPGGVAAVLGSAGPLFVVGLAALLLGERASLRTVLAAVTGAFGVSMVVLTANAALDLVGVVAGVVSSASMAAGTVMTKRWGRPEGVGPLAMTGWQLTAGGLAIIPVAALVEGAPPALDGKALLGYGYMMLINTSIAYWLWFRGIGQLSATSVTLLGPLSPLTAAVIGWAALGQALTPVQLAGMAIAFGATVAGQLAVARTPQPFSSAEKNNRNISMDLTDRRVRR, from the coding sequence ATGAAGCGTCTCGCCACCGTCGCGCTGACCGCCCTCGCCCCCGTCTCCTGGGGATCGACCTACGCGGTCGCCTCCGAACTGCTGCCGCCCGACCGGCCCCTGTTCACCGGCGTCATGCGGGCCCTGCCCGCGGGACTGCTGCTGACCGCACTCGCCCGCACCCTGCCCAAGGGCGAGTGGTGGTGGAAGTCCGCCGTCCTCGGCACCCTCAACATCGGCGCCTTCTTCCCGCTCCTGTTCCTCTCCGCCTACCGCCTGCCCGGCGGAGTCGCGGCCGTCCTCGGCTCCGCCGGCCCCCTGTTCGTCGTCGGCCTGGCAGCCCTCCTCCTCGGGGAGCGCGCGAGCCTGCGTACCGTACTGGCCGCCGTCACGGGGGCCTTCGGCGTGAGCATGGTCGTCCTCACGGCCAACGCGGCACTCGACCTGGTCGGCGTCGTCGCCGGTGTGGTCTCCTCCGCCTCCATGGCCGCGGGCACCGTCATGACCAAGCGGTGGGGGCGCCCCGAGGGCGTGGGGCCGCTGGCCATGACCGGCTGGCAGCTCACCGCCGGCGGACTGGCGATCATCCCGGTCGCCGCCCTCGTCGAGGGCGCCCCTCCCGCCCTCGACGGCAAGGCCCTCCTCGGCTACGGCTACATGATGCTGATCAACACCAGCATCGCCTACTGGCTCTGGTTCCGCGGCATCGGGCAGCTCAGCGCCACCTCGGTCACCCTGCTGGGACCGCTCTCCCCGCTCACCGCGGCCGTCATCGGCTGGGCGGCCCTCGGGCAGGCGCTCACTCCCGTACAGCTCGCCGGCATGGCCATCGCCTTCGGAGCCACCGTCGCCGGACAGCTGGCGGTGGCCCGCACCCCGCAACCGTTCAGTTCTGCTGAAAAGAACAATCGAAACATTTCGATGGACCTGACCGATCGGCGGGTGCGACGGTAG